Within Desulfurobacterium thermolithotrophum DSM 11699, the genomic segment GCCTTAAAATTTAACCAAAATCAAATTAGGGAAATAGTTATGAAAATTCTACACGTTGATACTGAAAAAGGATGGAGAGGTGGAGAACAACAGCTTTTTTATTTAGTTAAAGGTTTAAAGGAAAAAGGAATAGAATCTGCTATTGCATGTAGAAAAGGAGACGAACTGGAAAAAAAGTGTAAAGAAAGCGGCTTTACAACCATTCCTCTTTCCGGAAGGCAGTTTGAGGATATCTTTAGAATCGGAATAGTAGGAAAAGAGTTTGACATAATCCACGCTCACGCAGCAAAAGCTCACACGATATCTGCTCTTTCAAAAAAATTTCACCAAAAACCTGTCATCTATACAAGAAGGGTTGATTACTTACCAAAGAAAAACAGAGTAACCGCTCTTAAATACAGATTGACAGACAAGGTAGTGGCAATTTCTAAGTATGTAAAAGAAGTCCTTGAAGAATCTATTAAAATTCCAACTGATAAATTAAGTGTTATTTACTCTGCTGTTGATACAGAAATTGAAAAAAACGTTGATTATGAAAAAGTAGAGAGAATAAAAAAAGAGTTAAAAGGAAAACCTCTCATAGGCACAGCAGCTGCTCTTACACAGCAAAAAAACATTCCAAACTTTATAGAAGCAGCAAAAATTCTTATCAAAAGATATCCAGAAGCTAAGTTTGTTGTAGCAGGAGAAGGAAAGCTAAGAAAAGAGCTCCAGTCGTTAATAGAAAGGTTAAATCTACAGGAAAACTTTAAACTCTTAGGTTTTAAAAAAGACATTCAAAACTACATAAAAGCATTTGACATATTCGTTCTTCCTTCAGATTTTGAAGGACTTGGAAGTTCTATTCTAATAGCAATGTTTCTGAAAGTACCGGTTGTTTCAACCGATGCCGGTGGTACCAAAGAAGTTGTAATTGATGGAAAAACAGGAATTCTTGTTCCAAAGAAAAATCCACAAGCTCTTGCAGAGGGAATCTTAAGACTTTTAGAAGATGAAAAGCTAAAAGAACAAGTCACTTCAAATGCCTACAGTATGGTTATGGATAAGTTTTCTGTTGATAAAATGGTAGATGCATATATTGCTCTTTATGGAGAGGTAATCAAAAGTGGAAAAAACTTGGGATAAATGCCTAAGAGAAATAAGAAAAGAAGTAAAACCCCAACTTTATAAAACTATGTTCAAAGACTTAAAAGTTGTATCTATTGACTCAGGAGTTTTAAAACTAAAAGCAAAAGATAGAATAGTAAAAGAGTATCTTGAGAAAAATTATCTAAACGTGATAAAAGAAGTCGTTTCAAAAGAATTTGGAAGACAATTAGATGTGGCAATCGTACTAGCAGAAGATATTCATAAACCTCTCCAGTTAGAACTTAACCTCTTTGAAGTTAAGAAAAGAAAAGAAAATTTAGAATCAAACCTTAATCCTAAGTACACTTTTGAAAATTTCGTAGTAGGAGCAAATAACCAATTTGCTCATGCTGCAGCAGTAGCAGTAGCAGAAAATCCTGGCAAAGCTTATAATCCTCTATTTATCTATGGTGGGGTAGGACTTGGGAAAACCCACCTTATGCAAGCAATTGGGAATTTTATAAAAAATGTCTCTCCTTCAAAAACAGTTGTTTACATAACCACTGAAAGCTTCATGAATGAACTGATTGATGCTCTAAAAAATGACAAAATGACTGAATTTAGAGAAAAATATAGAACAGTAGACGTTCTTTTAATAGACGATATACAGTTTATTAGTGGCAAAGATGGAACACAAATAGAGTTTTTCCACACCTTTAATGCTCTTTACGATGCAGGAAAACAGGTAGTCTTAACCAGTGATAGACCCCCTAAGGATATTCCAATGCTTACAGAAAGACTTAGAAGTCGTTTTGAATGGGGATTAATTGCAGAT encodes:
- a CDS encoding glycosyltransferase family 4 protein, whose amino-acid sequence is MKILHVDTEKGWRGGEQQLFYLVKGLKEKGIESAIACRKGDELEKKCKESGFTTIPLSGRQFEDIFRIGIVGKEFDIIHAHAAKAHTISALSKKFHQKPVIYTRRVDYLPKKNRVTALKYRLTDKVVAISKYVKEVLEESIKIPTDKLSVIYSAVDTEIEKNVDYEKVERIKKELKGKPLIGTAAALTQQKNIPNFIEAAKILIKRYPEAKFVVAGEGKLRKELQSLIERLNLQENFKLLGFKKDIQNYIKAFDIFVLPSDFEGLGSSILIAMFLKVPVVSTDAGGTKEVVIDGKTGILVPKKNPQALAEGILRLLEDEKLKEQVTSNAYSMVMDKFSVDKMVDAYIALYGEVIKSGKNLG
- the dnaA gene encoding chromosomal replication initiator protein DnaA, giving the protein MEKTWDKCLREIRKEVKPQLYKTMFKDLKVVSIDSGVLKLKAKDRIVKEYLEKNYLNVIKEVVSKEFGRQLDVAIVLAEDIHKPLQLELNLFEVKKRKENLESNLNPKYTFENFVVGANNQFAHAAAVAVAENPGKAYNPLFIYGGVGLGKTHLMQAIGNFIKNVSPSKTVVYITTESFMNELIDALKNDKMTEFREKYRTVDVLLIDDIQFISGKDGTQIEFFHTFNALYDAGKQVVLTSDRPPKDIPMLTERLRSRFEWGLIADIQPPDFETRIAILRRKAEAEGIEVEDSILKLIANIIKSNIRQLEGALTKLKAKATLEGKPINEELVKELFSETTFTNLKNTSTKKLPIEKIKKVVCEEFKIEMKQMEGTSRKKQIALARQIAMYLARKLGNFSYSKIASAFNRDDHTTVIHAVHKIEEMRKKNPNLNQIIMELEVRLEEFSQDVDEVIHRSVDKYVDKYVDKS